The Centroberyx gerrardi isolate f3 chromosome 7, fCenGer3.hap1.cur.20231027, whole genome shotgun sequence genome contains a region encoding:
- the LOC139922124 gene encoding protein HEG homolog 1, translating to MKPLGEIKKELKAVVSNHVPSRAMFESVCLNSTCQCLSGSYLQNGRCTQGQVFPGQLHLTSLTFQSGMSNRSSRIFQDTAAQISAVLRDALENQRGYIRSDVVQLAPGSVQATVNNVFEDTDSTQQSIDEAIKMAINNSQGGDGLLADATFLGTNLCEQEPVPCDLFTTTCSNKNGQAVCSCKSGFISSVYSNTSCRACPSGQRAEGDTCQPCSFGYAGFNCSDSALLAVVVISCVLGGVLLILVLALFIYCCCRRCSKRKPEYSNSPYPAEDLSGPWPIQGITPIPRANTNWDAAPSIEMTEGGSTRTLVDKKQTNGVSGSYDLNPDGMKTFKGKNPSRYSYLVQGHENPYFLPGDDKKD from the exons ATGAAGCCACTTGGTGAGATCAAGAAAGAGCTTAAGGCAGTGGTgtccaaccatgtgccatcaagAGCCATGT TTGAAAGCGTCTGTCTTAACAGCAcctgtcagtgtctctctggTAGCTACCTGCAAAATGGCCGTTGCACACAAG GCCAAGTGTTCCCGGGCCAGCTTCATCTCACCTCCTTGACATTTCAAAGTGGAATGAGCAACAGGTCCTCAAGGATATTTCAGGACACAGCGGCTCAGATCTCAGCGGTG CTCAGAGATGCCCTCGAAAATCAACGGGGATATATAAGGTCGGACGTTGTACAACTGGC GCCAGGCAGTGTACAAGCAACTGTGAATAACGTCTTTGAAGATACCGATTCCACTCAACAGTCCATTGATGAGGCCATTAAAATGGCCATAAACAACTCACAGGGCGGCGATGGGTTGCTGGCTGATGCAACATTTCTAG GGACGAACCTGTGTGAGCAGGAGCCAGTTCCCTGTGATCTCTTCACGACTACATGTTCAAATAAAAACGGCCAGGCCGTTTGTTCCTGTAAAAGTGGCTTCATCTCCAGTGTGTACTCAAACACAAGCTGCAGAG CTTGTCCAAGtgggcagagggcagagggagacaCGTGCCAACC ATGCTCATTTGGCTACGCTGGGTTCAACTGCAGTGACT CGGCTCTGCTGGCAGTGGTGGTCATCTCCTGTGTACTAGGAGGAGTTCTGCTCATCTTGGTGCTGGCCTTGTTCATATACTGCTGCTG CAGGAGATGCTCAAAGAGAAAGCCTGAGTACAGCAATAGTCCGTACCCAGCGGAGGACTTAAGTGGCCCCTGGCCCATTCAAGGCATCACCCCCATCCCTCGGGCCAACACCAACTGGGATGCAGCCCCTTCCATAGAGATGACAGAGGGGGGCAGCACTCGCACCCTGGTGGACAAAAAGCAGACCAACGGAGTG TCGGGGTCATACGATCTGAACCCAGACGGAATGAAGACCTTCAAAGGTAAAAACCCCTCCCGATACTCCTACCTGGTTCAAGGCCATGAGAACCCCTACTTCTTGCCAGGAGATGACAAGAAAGACTGA